In Bacteroidota bacterium, one DNA window encodes the following:
- a CDS encoding response regulator — protein sequence MITEKILVVDDEEIVCQSIKKILSRKGYEIDNALNVEDAVKKINQTSFDLVITDLMMPKTNGMELMQIIRDHYPELEVIMITGYASIESAVKATKLGASSYLPKPFTPDELAEATKKALIQRQIKIEQRKVEPKVDDQTYDIIDVDMPFNINEVAKATSIEYVEALTHTDIPLAKKTALKAYCNLGKRECRRVITEGRECVSECPLEKKERTKAVKIKRYTSEIIDVDLPFSISDVEQATSSDYINCLSRSDIPLAALWGRDATAKHSVLVVDDEPIVCHSVRRILSKQSCVVEEAFDVDAALQKMKLNRYDLILLDLKMPKRSGIEVLQSIKSNWPEIPVILISGYASIENAIEAIKLGASDIIPKPFTPAELTKKTQEVLVA from the coding sequence ATGATAACTGAAAAAATATTAGTGGTTGACGACGAAGAAATTGTTTGTCAGAGCATCAAAAAAATTCTTTCCCGCAAAGGATATGAAATCGATAACGCATTGAATGTTGAAGATGCAGTCAAAAAAATTAATCAAACCTCATTTGATTTAGTAATTACTGATTTGATGATGCCTAAAACTAACGGAATGGAATTGATGCAGATTATTCGCGATCATTATCCTGAACTCGAAGTAATAATGATCACCGGCTACGCATCCATCGAATCAGCAGTTAAGGCAACAAAGCTTGGCGCTTCGAGCTACTTACCAAAACCATTCACTCCCGATGAATTGGCTGAAGCCACAAAAAAAGCTTTAATCCAAAGACAAATAAAGATTGAACAACGAAAAGTTGAACCCAAGGTTGATGATCAAACTTACGACATAATCGATGTGGATATGCCATTCAATATAAACGAAGTAGCCAAAGCAACCTCGATAGAATATGTTGAAGCTCTCACTCATACTGATATACCGCTTGCAAAAAAAACAGCACTCAAAGCATACTGTAATTTGGGAAAACGTGAATGTCGTCGAGTAATTACTGAAGGCCGTGAATGTGTTAGTGAATGTCCACTCGAAAAGAAAGAACGGACAAAAGCCGTTAAAATAAAAAGATATACATCTGAAATTATCGATGTTGACCTGCCATTCAGCATTTCGGATGTTGAACAAGCAACAAGTTCGGATTACATTAATTGCCTCAGCAGATCCGATATACCATTAGCAGCATTATGGGGCAGAGATGCAACGGCAAAGCATTCAGTATTAGTAGTTGACGATGAACCTATAGTTTGCCACAGTGTCCGCAGAATTTTATCTAAACAGAGCTGTGTTGTTGAAGAAGCATTCGACGTCGATGCCGCACTCCAAAAAATGAAACTAAATAGATACGATTTGATACTGTTAGATTTAAAGATGCCAAAACGGAGCGGTATAGAAGTTTTGCAGTCAATTAAAAGCAATTGGCCCGAAATCCCGGTAATTTTGATTTCAGGATATGCCTCAATTGAAAATGCTATAGAAGCAATAAAATTAGG